In Aquiflexum balticum DSM 16537, a single genomic region encodes these proteins:
- a CDS encoding sodium-translocating pyrophosphatase, translating to MEQMFIYLVPVLGIIGLIVMAIKSAWVTKQETGDDNMVELAGHIAKGAMAFLKAEWKILGYFVVIAAIILGWSGTLVETSSPIIAISFIIGALLSAFAGYMGMNIATKANVRTTQAAKTSLKGALNVSFTGGSVMGLGVAGLAVLGMGSLFIVFYNVFVLSTGGDVNGAAMETALEVLAGFSLGAESIALFARVGGGIYTKAADVGADLVGKVEAGIPEDDVRNPATIADNVGDNVGDVAGMGADLFGSYVATILASMVLGREIVSADNFGGIAPVLLPLVIAGLGLMFSIVGTFFVKINKDTDSVQAALNKGNWISILLTVAASYPLIMYMLPDGDLILSRGGSIVFTKMGVFGAVVIGLIVGALMSMITEYYTSMGKRPVNSIIKQSSTGHATNIIGGLSVGMESTVAPILVLAAGIYTSFLAAGLYGVAIAAAGMMATTAMQLAIDAFGPIADNAGGIAEMSGLPKEVRERTDILDAVGNTTAASGKGFAIASAALTALALFAAYVGIAGIDSIDIYKADVLAGLFVGAMIPFIFSSLAIAAVGRAAMDMVNEVRRQFREIPGIMEYKAKPEYEKCVEISTKASLREMVAPGAIALLTPIIVGFAFGPEVLGGTLAGITVSGVLMGIFQNNAGGAWDNAKKSFEKGVMIDGVMQYKGSDAHKASVTGDTVGDPFKDTSGPSMNILIKLTSIVALVIAPHISEGDRHTRGDIEVEKIEIKKEIIIEDAKEIVSIEKIEIVK from the coding sequence ATGGAACAAATGTTTATTTATTTGGTCCCCGTATTGGGGATAATTGGCCTGATAGTAATGGCTATAAAATCTGCCTGGGTAACCAAGCAGGAAACAGGAGATGACAATATGGTTGAATTGGCAGGTCATATTGCCAAGGGAGCCATGGCATTTTTAAAAGCCGAATGGAAAATTCTGGGCTATTTTGTTGTTATCGCCGCAATTATTCTCGGCTGGTCAGGTACATTGGTGGAGACTTCAAGTCCGATCATTGCCATTTCATTTATTATAGGAGCTTTGTTATCCGCTTTTGCTGGATACATGGGGATGAATATTGCCACTAAGGCCAATGTAAGAACCACACAGGCCGCCAAAACCAGTTTGAAAGGGGCATTGAATGTGTCTTTTACAGGAGGTTCTGTGATGGGTCTTGGTGTAGCTGGTCTTGCAGTATTGGGAATGGGCTCTTTGTTCATTGTATTTTATAATGTTTTTGTCCTTTCCACCGGTGGTGATGTCAATGGTGCTGCTATGGAGACTGCCTTGGAAGTTTTGGCCGGGTTCTCTTTGGGTGCTGAGTCCATTGCGCTTTTTGCCCGTGTTGGTGGTGGTATTTATACCAAAGCTGCTGATGTTGGTGCTGACTTGGTTGGAAAGGTTGAAGCTGGAATCCCTGAGGATGATGTCAGAAATCCTGCTACTATTGCAGATAACGTTGGGGATAACGTGGGAGATGTTGCAGGGATGGGAGCTGATCTTTTCGGTTCTTACGTTGCGACTATACTTGCTTCCATGGTATTGGGCCGAGAAATTGTTTCTGCTGATAATTTCGGCGGAATTGCTCCTGTATTGTTGCCATTGGTGATTGCAGGTTTGGGTTTGATGTTTTCTATAGTAGGGACATTTTTTGTGAAAATCAACAAAGATACGGACAGTGTTCAGGCGGCTTTGAATAAAGGAAACTGGATTTCCATCTTGTTGACAGTGGCGGCCTCTTATCCATTGATCATGTATATGTTGCCTGATGGAGATTTGATTTTATCAAGAGGAGGTTCCATTGTGTTTACCAAAATGGGTGTTTTTGGAGCTGTAGTCATTGGTTTGATTGTGGGTGCTTTGATGAGTATGATTACTGAATACTATACTTCAATGGGCAAGCGTCCGGTGAATTCCATCATCAAACAATCTTCGACAGGACATGCGACCAACATCATTGGAGGACTTTCTGTAGGAATGGAATCCACTGTTGCTCCGATTTTGGTTTTGGCAGCAGGTATTTATACATCCTTTTTAGCGGCAGGTTTATATGGAGTAGCCATTGCAGCCGCAGGTATGATGGCAACTACAGCCATGCAGTTGGCAATTGATGCTTTTGGCCCTATAGCAGATAATGCAGGGGGTATTGCTGAAATGTCAGGTTTACCAAAAGAAGTAAGAGAAAGAACTGATATCCTTGATGCTGTAGGAAACACTACTGCTGCTTCTGGTAAAGGATTTGCGATTGCCTCTGCAGCGTTGACAGCTTTGGCTTTATTCGCCGCATATGTAGGAATAGCCGGTATAGATTCCATTGATATATATAAAGCAGATGTATTGGCAGGTTTATTTGTCGGAGCAATGATTCCATTTATTTTCTCTTCCTTAGCTATTGCCGCAGTAGGCCGTGCAGCAATGGACATGGTCAATGAGGTAAGAAGACAGTTTAGAGAGATTCCTGGAATCATGGAATACAAGGCCAAGCCGGAATATGAAAAATGCGTGGAGATCTCTACAAAAGCTTCACTCAGGGAAATGGTTGCCCCAGGAGCGATTGCTTTGTTGACACCCATTATCGTTGGATTTGCTTTTGGACCGGAAGTACTGGGCGGAACATTGGCAGGTATTACTGTTTCAGGGGTATTGATGGGTATCTTCCAAAACAATGCCGGAGGTGCTTGGGACAATGCAAAAAAATCCTTTGAAAAAGGAGTGATGATTGATGGGGTAATGCAATATAAAGGTTCTGATGCCCATAAAGCTTCAGTGACAGGTGACACTGTCGGAGATCCTTTCAAAGATACTTCGGGACCTTCTATGAATATCCTGATCAAATTGACTTCCATTGTTGCATTGGTGATTGCCCCACATATTTCAGAAGGGGACAGGCATACAAGAGGCGATATTGAAGTTGAAAAGATTGAAATCAAAAAAGAGATCATCATTGAAGATGCAAAGGAGATTGTATCTATTGAGAAGATCGAAATAGTAAAATAA
- a CDS encoding Gfo/Idh/MocA family protein, with protein sequence MKKIKGDTVCWGVLGVGNVCEVKSAPAMKIIPNSRLVAVMRRSEEKVKDYAQRHNVPKWFTSAEELVNDPEVNAIYIATPPNAHLELTKLAAKAGKPVYVEKPMARTYAECKEMIAICEEAGVPLYVAYYRRALPHFLKIKELMESGAIGEVRTVHINLKQVLKPDVVVHLENNWRINPEIAGGGYFFDLASHQLDLLDFFFGPIISASGIASNQAEAYAAEDIVVGSFEFKNDVLGTGNWCFTTSKSAEIDEVRIYGSKGLIRFETFGKGEFTLESDFEAPIHFQVELPKHIQQPLITEIIRDLLGTSESPSTGITAARTNWVMDRLVEGREGRF encoded by the coding sequence ATGAAGAAGATCAAAGGGGATACTGTTTGTTGGGGAGTGCTTGGGGTCGGAAATGTCTGCGAAGTCAAATCCGCACCGGCCATGAAAATAATCCCAAATAGTCGCTTGGTTGCGGTGATGAGGCGGAGTGAAGAAAAAGTCAAGGATTATGCACAAAGGCATAATGTTCCGAAATGGTTTACATCTGCTGAGGAACTCGTAAATGACCCTGAAGTCAATGCCATCTATATAGCCACGCCTCCGAATGCCCATTTGGAATTGACCAAGTTAGCTGCAAAGGCAGGGAAGCCGGTTTATGTAGAAAAGCCTATGGCGAGGACTTATGCTGAGTGTAAGGAAATGATTGCCATCTGTGAGGAAGCAGGGGTTCCACTTTATGTGGCCTATTACAGAAGGGCACTGCCCCATTTTTTGAAAATCAAGGAGCTTATGGAATCCGGTGCCATAGGGGAAGTCAGAACCGTACACATCAACCTGAAGCAGGTACTCAAGCCGGATGTTGTCGTCCATTTGGAAAACAACTGGAGGATAAATCCGGAAATTGCCGGTGGTGGATACTTTTTTGATTTGGCTTCTCATCAATTGGATTTATTGGATTTCTTTTTCGGACCCATAATCAGTGCTTCAGGTATTGCATCCAATCAGGCTGAGGCTTATGCTGCAGAGGATATTGTAGTTGGAAGTTTTGAATTCAAAAACGATGTCCTGGGAACAGGAAATTGGTGTTTCACCACATCGAAAAGTGCTGAGATAGATGAAGTGAGAATTTATGGAAGTAAAGGTCTGATTAGGTTTGAAACTTTTGGGAAGGGCGAATTCACCCTTGAATCCGATTTCGAAGCACCAATCCATTTTCAGGTTGAATTACCGAAGCACATACAGCAGCCATTGATTACCGAGATTATCAGGGATTTATTGGGAACCTCCGAAAGTCCTAGTACGGGTATTACCGCTGCCAGGACAAATTGGGTAATGGATCGATTGGTGGAGGGGAGAGAGGGTAGATTTTAG